From the Orcinus orca chromosome 7, mOrcOrc1.1, whole genome shotgun sequence genome, the window agaaagaatgGTGACAAAAATGAAATCTTAGAAGAAGTTGATGGAGTTCTAGTTCGTATTGAATAGACTCCAAAGATGGCAAATTTGTATCCAGACCACAACTAGCCAGTATAAATATTATAAGATGAAAATTGGTTATAAATTTTCTATATTTGGATTTTCAAAATTAGATTCTTTTCTAAAAGACATTTTAGAATACTGCCAATCTTCTTCTGATGTAAAGATTTGTCCTTTATTTTAACTGTAGATCCCACTTggtttaagataaaaatattctttcctttatGATATTaggataatatttattttgtgaagtacattttaaaaattgcaaacctTAGGTTGGGCCCACACCccctcattttttattattactggTCCATGACCTCCAAAAGCTTGACTTTATAAATCTTTcctaagattttaatttaaataatttacagaaATAGCACACAGAAATGTTACAAAAATACAAACGGATTatagacaaacaacaaataatgagaccttttttaaaaagagaaacacaataGGATAACGGtttttatatactatttataCATTAATTATAAACAATAGCAGTAAAAGCTTTCCGAACATTGGCAAGAAAAGCCGAGAAATTGTTGGACTTCCTTACATTTTCTTGAAATTCTGCTAGGCCCTCAAGATGAGGAGCACTATCTGACactagaagggggaaaaaaaaggaaatttgaatgAGTTTTTTAATAGAAGAGAAATATTTCTAACTTAGATGTTCTCATCTGATTCAAGTCATTTCGATTCCATTTTATTGAAATGCTTTCAGCATAGAATGATAGATACACTTACTTGATTTTCGTATCCTGTCTTTTAGACCTTTCCTTTGTTTAATCTCTAAATATTCAAATGTTAAGTACTATAATCTTGCTTTAAATTTAAACAGAAGGTAATCAAGGGATTGAAGAGCTTAGAGAAACAGAACAGCATGCCATTTCCCATACATTTTGTTTtaactgtttaaaatattttaacaatttttttttgaactGTTGTCAGTTTTCTCTGCAAAATTTGGCCTCAATTCTAATTTCTGGtcactggattaaaaaaagaacaactttCAATGGCAACCCTTAATAACTTACAGCTGTGGAAAGAAATATCTGCAGTTTTACAAGTGAAATGGGGGTCATTAGAAAATGTGGTTGCTATTCCCAAAGTGGTATTTACATGGACTAGTAATGAAATGAGACTCAAAAGACAAAGAACAATATGACCCTCGAATGCAGTTGCACCAGCTGGTACACACTGGGAGCAAGTCTCCAGTAAAGGTGGTCAAAGGAAAGGAATGATCCAACTTTCTCTACCGTCAATCTTGTCCTTTGTCCAAAGAGAAGAAATTCAACCATGTCAGATTTCCAGCTCTTTGGTAGAGACTGCTTAGGAAACAATGCCCATGACCAAAGCAGAGAAAGAATAGCAAAGAGTGCTTGGTTCAAAATTGATACTGTAGATTCTATTTTAATACATTATCAAATACTGTGACACTACCTAGCAATAGAGGCTATCCAAGTTGGTGAAAACTGAGACGCTAGGTAGGAGGTTTGggggtttgctttttaaaatttagcacCCATTATCAGACTAGAAGATATTTACCTATAGAGTAAAAAATCAAACACTTGTACCTGAACTAGattcctaaaatataaatttcattagAATAGGAATTGAGTCACTAGAGCACATCAGGGAGCCAACTCAGCAGTTTACCTGAGCGTCTGTCTGCTATAAACGCTTTAGGATGAGAACATAGGTATAAAGAGCTAAGACCCATTTTTCTGAATTCCAATAAGTTAAGGACTACTTTAAAGGGGGCCttagaataataaaaagagataaatatatttccattctCTTCTTGTTCACACTACTGCCAAACATATATATTTCCCATGCATCAAAGCCCTTCTGGCCTGCTGGAGAATCAGTAACTAAGCTAAATTATCAACGTTCGGGATTTTCAGGATAGGATAACTTGGGGGGAGCGGGGGTGTTAAATGATCACATTCTGACTTTACATTCAATTTTAAAACCACCTACTTAGATAACTTACAATATCCACATTTAGGCAGTCATAACCTTTATAGCTTtagctttgttttaaattctcttaAGAGGATAATTCATACTTGCATATGAAATGCAGTGATCTTTGGTCTTTTAAGTCTTTTAGCCACAGTGGCACTGTGTCATCCTGAAGAAAAGTTACTTATTAAGGCTCCTGGATAATATCTATAAAAAAACTATACTCATTGCCTTTAGAAGACAATATTCCAAGAAGCAAGACTGGAAAAAAAGCAACAGCTTGTGGGAATATTACTTGCCTTCACATTACTTTACACTCTAAGTCAAATAACATTCTGGGATGCCAATCTTAAGTACCAGTTAAGAGACAGGAGTACATACCTTCATAGTCCCTCGCTTCATTTAGGCTCAGGGAAAACATAAAGGGGCTCTCAGGATGCTTAGGGTCAATATTAGTGAATATAAACTGCAACTTATCACCTGAAAAAAGGGATTAAATTATTTAGTATGAGAATTATTTTATTGTGCCAAAGCTCTCAATGGAGATGAGCTTTCTTACCTCCATCTCTGATCAATATCTACATTGCTAAGTACATATATTCACTTAACCAATGTCTCCAAACGTACAAGTTACAAATTAGCTTTGAAATGCACTGTAGTTTCAATATGACcgaaagcacaagcaacaacaacaaaaatagataaattggacttcatcaaaattaaaaactttgcccttaaaaggacactatcaagagagtgaaaatacaacccatggaatgggagaaaatatctgcaaatcatagaTCTGATATGGGTTTAACATACaagatatatgaaaaaaactcctacaactgaacaacaaaaagaaaaacccaattcaaaaatggacaaagggacttgaataggtatttctccatagaatatatacaaatggccaataagcacatgaaaagatactcctTACCACTAATCACtgagaaaatataaaccaaaactacaatgagataccatttcacacctactaggatgactataataaaataaataaataacaatgtgggcaaagatgtggagaaattggagcccttgtacattgctggtgggaatgtaaaatggtgcaggtgCTGTAGAAAAtactttggcagttcctcaaaaaatttaaacaaagaattacatgacccagcaattccattctgcggtatatactcaaaagaactgaaaatagagaCTCAAACAGATAACTGCAtgcaatgttcacagcagcattactcacagcAGCCAAAAGATGAGAGTAATCtggtgtccaccaacagatgaacaCATAAGCAAAACATAGCATATATATACACgatattattcacccataaaaaggaatgatgttTTGATActtgctacaacatagatgaaccttgaaaacattatgcttagtgaaataagccagacacagaaggacaaatattatatgattccacttatatgaaatacctagaataggcaaatttgtagagacagaaagtaaattagacGTTATtaggggctgaggggagagaggaatgggaattatttaatgggtacagagtttctgtttgtgaTGATGAAAAATTCTGGAAACGGATGGTGGTAAtgattgcacaacactgtgaatgcaattaatgccactgaattttacaataaaatagaGTTAAAGTGGCAAATTCTGTTATATTTAACCGCAGTaagtttttattgtcatttaatAATTTGACAATAAATTTAACTTGACTTTTTCTACACAGTTATCTGGACTTAAAGCCTAGTTTTCAAAAGACCTCCAAATGCTTACTAAGGAGTAAATACTCAGTAGAAACTCAAAATGGCAGCCACAAAGTAGAAATTCACATGCATTTCAGTTTTACTCTACAGcataaaaaatgcttttaattataaaaagaaatcttcagaaacactgaaaaaaatttgtcttgcatttaaattcaaaatgaaGTAATTATGTCAGTATACcagattttttaaactgttaacAGTAATGGGAGGTATGCATGCCAAAGAAAAGATTTCATAAGATATTCAGTTAGGCAAAATGAAGAGTTTAATTTGTGTTGTCTcttctttaaaacattatttcctgACCTTGAGGACTATGAGAAActtctactttaaatataaaaataattttaaagctttaaaactggttttgaaacaaaacacaaaaaaacacctCAGGATAACAGTGAATATAAACTTAGAGACCAATGGATCAAAAGTTCAGAGCTGGACCTTATGTTCTCCTCTAAGCAAAGgttaatattttgtattaaaaactCATTCTGACagataggaagaaaaacaaaaaccaaggcaAATAGATATATGAATAAAGGGTCCAATCAATCTCAGAAAGAAGTGTAATTAGTaaacaatgggaaaaaatggtcacattttcattaataattaaagaaatgcatttaaaaaaatagtttctatTATATCTAGTCAActgctaaaaaacaaaataaaaccaaaaaactttaaaaaaactacaGTTCTGGCACAAATACAATGCAATGGGTACTCTTTACATTGTAGACAGATTGCACAGAAAAGTTAACATAGCAGGCCTGAGACTGCTATCCCCAGAAAAGGCATGCTTGCAAGGCTGGTCCTTGCCTGGTGTGTCAGAGATCCCCAAGGCCACCACAGGTTTGAAAATTCACTAGGAGGACTCAGGACTCATCATATGGTTATACTCAGTGCTATGATTGCAGTGAAACGATACAGCAAAATCAGCAACAGGAAAAGATACCTGGGGTGAAGTCCACGGAaaaccaggcacaagcttccagagtctctaatgagcttcccCGGTAGACAACACTTCACACGTACTGTCACAATTCGATGCTGAAGGGATTAAGTACgtcctgtgtgactccactgggtTAGGACTCTTAAAAACTTGTGTCTGAAAAGCTCGTTTTCTCTAGATTTTGCCCCATGTGCCTTTTTTCTTTGGGCTGATTTTGTTTTGCATCCTTTCACCGCAAGGAATCTGAGCCCTGCTGAGTCCTGTACACTTTCCAGTGAATCGCCAAAACTGAATGTAATCTTGGGAACTCccaacacaataaatatttctgtaaattggcacatatttacataatggctacaaaaatattcatatgCTTTAACTCAGTAATTCATTTCTGGAAATTCCATGGAAATTGTGTCAAAAAAATGGAGAAGTCTACCTATGTTCACTATAGtacttctaaaactgaaaaatgtaaaatccaaatGTTAACTTAGAGTAATATGGGTTAAACAATAGATATAAGTTTGAATAAGTTATGCTACACTTATGGAATGAATTATTACACCACCATTTTAAAATCACCATTATGAAGGCtatagcaattagagaaatactAATCATACAATGCTAGTAAGAACAAGGAACAAAAATTATTTGCATGTTGGCAACCATGcgtaaaatacatttattaaaatactgGATGATAAACAACCAAGGATCAGTAATTACATTAGGGTGataaaaattttgtaattttttcctaCTATCTAAAAAGTTAATAATGTGGCCATTattttacttgaaaatattttttaaattcttttctacTTAAGACAGACTTTTCTAATATCCTATGTTTTACTTACATTAATATACTTACCATAAATTTTTCGAATTTCTAGTCCAAGTCGATCTGTATACAGGTCTGCAGATTTCTGTAGCCTTTTCAACCTCTCTTCATTAGCTTTGTTAGCAGTGGAAATAGCTATAATTAAAAACACAGACACGgagtattgaatattttaaataacattcaattaatgttatttaattaaaacaaacttaaaaacaactataaaaatgATGCCAGGCAAATGAATCAgcttatatttacatttgttacaGTTTCTATCTCTACCAATTTGCAAAAAGGGGCTTCTGCTCATTCaagctggaaggaaaaaatgCATGAGAAAATACATACAGGTAGTATGAGGAAtaagttttattctattttagtATGAAGTAGCATGAATAAATAGGCCAAGGGCTTGCATGActagcacagaaacagaaagacttcTTGTACACTATTTTGCTTTTCCTGGTTAGCCAAAGATATATCAATTGCTTCACTGGAAAAATattctattctttaaaaataactactTCTCACAAGAAGTCAGCCTTATTTCACGctagtttagaatttttttttaaatttagtgcaATATTCCCTAAGTAATACTtagcagatgagaaaaataatgttGACTGGTACATAAACTCTATAAGGAAAAGCAGTCACAAAACAAACTTTGCTATTTTCAAGAGATTTTAGAATTGATTATTTCATTTGTGGGCAAATAAGGCTCCTATCCAAAAGaagcaccatttttaaaaaatgtgaacggggcttccctggtggcgcagtggttcagagtccgcctgccgatgcaggggacgtgggttcgtgccccagtctgggcagatcccacatgctgcggagcggctgggcccgtgagccatggccgctgagcctgcgcgtccggagcctgtgctccgcaacgggagaggccacaacagtgagaggcccgcgtactgcaaaaaaaaaaaaaatgtgaacgtCTTAGACAAAGAGGCTTTGCAGTGTGAAGAGCATGCTTAATAGTTCCTGACAGAGAATGTATGATCAATAAATTTGTTGCATAAATTACACTATGGTTTCTCCCAGGCAAATCTTATTTAGTGAAACTGTCTCCCACTTTGCTTAATTAAACTCCCATATCAATTTCATTATTCTCTGGTTCTATCAGAAATCAAAAGGATCTTTaagcaaaagaaggaaaatgaaacgCACTTAGCAAACTTCACAGACACCTTGCAGAGAGGTGAGTGGCTGGCTGTGACCGTGACGTATGTTAGCCACCTGTGGCGGTGAGCTGGGGAGAAGGCAAGATGTCCACACTGTGAACCATCACCACTTtgaaatttaggttgttttaaATACATGTACAACTGGAAACTTACTTTCCCTCTTCCTAGCATATTCTTCCTTAAGATCCTGGATATTTGCGGTCAGTGCGTCCAATTCCTGCTTTTTGTCTTTTACTTCAGCAATCAACTTCAacaaattctctttcttttcttgaatGAGCTTATTCTGCCTGCAGATCTCTGTAAGAAGCACAAAGTATTAGCTAGAATCTATATGCTTTCCTTGTCAACATGTATCTAAGAGCAAAATActttcataaaattaataaagaatgtTTTAATTGATAAGCATTTCCCGATGATTGTAAAAATTGTAAAGGAACAACAAAAATCCATATCTAGTCTTTCCTGCTTGTCTTTGAAAgcaaaaatgaagagacaaaaatgcttattaaaatgAGAATACTAAATTAAACcacaaaatacaaaatcaaaagaTCATGACCTTTGCAGCTCTCCCCtccaaataaatacatgaataaaaccTACCACCAAAGGCAACCAAACTCTAGAAGATGGCTTTGCAGATGCTTTGAAGAAATAGCTAATTTTAATGTCATATAAATAATTCTGGAATATACcacaaagaagaaatgagagaggaagagagggaggtagggaggaagAGACCTACAGctcagttaaaacaaaaaaaaaattcgaaAACAAATGTTGGTATACTTAGCAAATTAATATGATAAATATCGTAAGTCAAGAAGTAGATTGTTCcccaaacaaatttattaaatatttaaatgtaaaatgaaatctTATGAAACCTAAAAGGCAGTATCTGTGAGTATAAAACTAACTATATGGGGAAAGACTGTTTTACTCAAaggcaaaaagaaatcaaagagaaaggcAGGCAAGCAAATAAACTCATATTTGATTCAAATAAGCATAAAAACTCTACTATATGCTAGATACTGTGttcttacatttatataaatttacttaACTTTCACAGTAATACAATTACCATGTACatcttactcttttttaaaagaaaaaaaatactatatataaaatagataaacaacaaggacctactgtatagcacagggaactctactcaatattttgtaataacctatgagggaaaagaatccgaaaaagaatagatacatacatatatataactgaatcgctttgctgtacaccctaAACTAACACATAGTAAACCAACTATAacttcgattaaaaaaaaagaaggaaaagactcaGCAGTTCAATAACTTGCTCACAGCTTTACTTGCTAGAATGCAATCAACAGTAAGAcctggattcaaactcaggtcttaACTTCAAaggtcatgttttgttttgttttttttttttccggtatgtgggcctctaactgttgcggcctctcccgttgcggagcacaggctccgg encodes:
- the SPC25 gene encoding kinetochore protein Spc25 isoform X1, producing MRCWISESKVFSARMPVKAIKPHQVAEGGALSYKMVEDELALFDKSINEFWNKFRSTVSDTSCQMVGLRDTYKDSIKAFAEKLSVKLKEEERMVEMFLEYQNQICRQNKLIQEKKENLLKLIAEVKDKKQELDALTANIQDLKEEYARKRETISTANKANEERLKRLQKSADLYTDRLGLEIRKIYGDKLQFIFTNIDPKHPESPFMFSLSLNEARDYEVSDSAPHLEGLAEFQENVRKSNNFSAFLANVRKAFTAIVYN
- the SPC25 gene encoding kinetochore protein Spc25 isoform X2 — encoded protein: MVEDELALFDKSINEFWNKFRSTVSDTSCQMVGLRDTYKDSIKAFAEKLSVKLKEEERMVEMFLEYQNLYHLTFPHRRENVRAGSHEICRQNKLIQEKKENLLKLIAEVKDKKQELDALTANIQDLKEEYARKRETISTANKANEERLKRLQKSADLYTDRLGLEIRKIYGDKLQFIFTNIDPKHPESPFMFSLSLNEARDYEVSDSAPHLEGLAEFQENVRKSNNFSAFLANVRKAFTAIVYN